From Methanomassiliicoccales archaeon LGM-RCC1, one genomic window encodes:
- a CDS encoding class I SAM-dependent methyltransferase family protein has product MKRVTFARLPSEEAGPIIRKLMSLEYVDLHAKIGKDSDYRYIPILPEHLDDVRQMGLETVEGDAHTLDRRSPQEKIHDILSSYDELSGIVPEKWEYVGDIVIVRMDPRCEQYKELIGRTYADVLGAKTVCADVRGVSGEFRQPSMEIIYGTETESVRLENGIRYGFDVTKVMFASGNTDERMRMRKLDCTGETVVDMFAGIGYFTLPLAKYSGARRVFACEKNPESYRFLCRNIIDNELEDKVIPILSDNRNLAGRAFADRILMGYVQTTSEFVPKALTMIRPDGIIHYHDTFYVSEYEDRICSIFDDACGPDGYEIERIHEVKSYAPSVSHYVADIRIRPSRQNPTL; this is encoded by the coding sequence ATGAAGAGGGTGACATTCGCCCGCCTTCCTTCCGAGGAGGCAGGTCCGATCATCCGCAAGCTCATGTCTCTGGAGTATGTCGATCTCCATGCGAAGATCGGCAAGGACTCCGATTATCGCTACATACCTATCCTGCCGGAGCATCTGGATGATGTCCGTCAGATGGGGTTGGAGACCGTCGAGGGGGATGCCCACACATTGGACAGGAGGAGCCCCCAGGAGAAGATACATGACATCCTCTCGTCATACGATGAGCTGTCGGGCATCGTACCTGAGAAATGGGAGTACGTCGGGGACATTGTCATAGTGAGGATGGATCCCCGCTGCGAACAGTACAAGGAGCTGATCGGGCGCACTTACGCCGATGTCCTGGGCGCGAAGACGGTCTGTGCTGATGTGAGAGGTGTGTCCGGGGAGTTCAGACAGCCCAGCATGGAGATAATCTACGGAACCGAGACGGAATCAGTCCGCCTCGAGAACGGTATCAGGTATGGTTTCGATGTGACGAAGGTCATGTTCGCCTCCGGGAACACCGACGAGAGGATGCGCATGAGGAAGCTGGACTGTACCGGGGAGACAGTCGTGGACATGTTCGCCGGAATAGGTTATTTCACGCTCCCGTTGGCAAAGTACTCCGGAGCAAGGCGTGTCTTCGCATGCGAGAAGAATCCGGAATCCTACAGGTTCCTCTGCAGGAACATCATCGACAACGAGCTCGAGGACAAAGTGATACCGATCCTATCGGACAACAGGAATCTCGCTGGGAGGGCATTTGCCGACAGGATCCTGATGGGCTATGTGCAGACGACCTCCGAGTTCGTGCCGAAGGCATTGACGATGATCCGTCCAGACGGTATCATCCACTATCACGACACATTCTACGTCAGCGAGTACGAGGACAGGATCTGCAGCATATTCGATGATGCCTGTGGTCCGGACGGATACGAGATCGAGAGGATACACGAGGTGAAATCCTATGCTCCCTCGGTTTCCCATTACGTCGCGGATATCCGCATCAGACCTTCTCGCCAGAACCCGACGCTGTGA
- a CDS encoding NAD(P)/FAD-dependent oxidoreductase, producing MHDVVVVGAGPAGNLAARSLAERKFEVLVIEEHESSGLPQHCTGLISDETIAMSRVKPDIYNTLYGAEVIFPNGQSIEVRSDKPKARIVDRVDMEMKMAAAAIDAGADYCYNEKYKSHVIGDAVVVDTDVRPHRGKILIGADGASSTIAMSLGDNRPREYVRGIQADVKLRMDNQDLFRVFLGNTVAPGFFAWQIPCGSFTRIGLCTTWSAGPPSQYLIDLLIRLGLEDKVIKVTSGKIPLGGRQFVCGDRCILTGDAAGFVKPISGGGLYPAFRANRHLTDILAAGLDSDAVYARDLSDYERACNEDFGRDLDRGYRLRKAYLKLTDPDLNKVYDYILKNDLIPTLNDFNIDHPSDTFTRIVRSPHALLSALPLVLRTI from the coding sequence ATGCACGATGTTGTGGTTGTCGGCGCCGGTCCCGCAGGGAACCTGGCGGCCAGATCGCTGGCGGAAAGGAAGTTCGAGGTCCTGGTGATAGAGGAGCATGAGAGCTCCGGATTGCCTCAGCACTGCACCGGACTCATCTCCGACGAGACCATCGCCATGTCCAGGGTCAAACCGGACATCTACAACACACTCTACGGCGCAGAGGTCATATTCCCCAACGGACAGTCCATCGAGGTCCGTTCCGACAAGCCGAAGGCACGCATCGTCGACAGGGTCGATATGGAGATGAAGATGGCCGCTGCGGCCATCGATGCCGGTGCCGATTATTGCTACAACGAAAAGTACAAGTCGCACGTCATTGGAGATGCCGTCGTGGTGGACACCGATGTCCGTCCGCACAGGGGAAAGATCCTCATAGGCGCTGACGGAGCATCGTCGACCATAGCGATGTCCTTGGGAGACAACAGGCCCAGGGAGTACGTGAGGGGGATCCAGGCGGACGTCAAGCTCAGGATGGATAACCAGGACCTTTTCAGGGTATTCCTGGGGAACACCGTCGCACCCGGTTTCTTCGCATGGCAAATCCCCTGTGGATCATTCACGCGCATAGGACTATGCACCACATGGTCAGCCGGACCGCCTTCCCAGTACCTCATCGATCTCCTGATCAGGCTGGGCCTGGAGGACAAGGTCATCAAGGTGACCTCAGGCAAGATCCCGCTGGGAGGACGCCAGTTCGTCTGCGGTGACAGGTGCATACTGACCGGTGATGCGGCAGGCTTCGTCAAGCCCATCTCGGGAGGAGGACTCTACCCCGCATTTAGGGCGAACAGGCACCTGACCGACATCCTGGCCGCAGGTCTGGATTCCGATGCCGTTTACGCAAGGGACCTCTCGGATTACGAGAGGGCATGCAACGAGGATTTCGGACGCGACCTTGACCGCGGATACCGTTTGAGGAAGGCATACCTGAAGCTCACCGATCCCGACCTGAACAAGGTCTACGATTACATCCTGAAGAACGATCTGATCCCGACGCTCAACGATTTCAACATCGACCACCCGTCGGACACTTTCACAAGGATCGTCAGGAGCCCCCACGCTCTGCTGTCGGCCTTGCCTTTGGTCCTGAGGACTATCTGA
- the fsa gene encoding fructose-6-phosphate aldolase, with translation MKIFIDTANLDMIKEINSWGILDGVTTNPSLIAKEGVDVRTRVKEIAEVVDGPISAEAMSMTCDEMVKEGRELAKIHPNINVKLPMCVETLKATKILSSEGIKVNVTLIFSPLQALLAAKAGAAFVSPFVGRLDDIGQFGGDLVAQIMTILENYGYPTEVIAASIRGPTHVLEAALNGCDIATIPYDTLKKMVGHPKTDEGIEKFIADYEKSKKN, from the coding sequence ATGAAGATTTTCATAGACACAGCGAATCTGGACATGATCAAGGAGATCAACAGCTGGGGTATCCTGGACGGAGTAACCACAAACCCCAGTCTCATCGCGAAGGAAGGCGTCGACGTTAGGACACGCGTCAAGGAGATCGCGGAGGTCGTAGACGGACCCATTTCAGCCGAGGCGATGTCCATGACCTGCGACGAGATGGTGAAGGAGGGCCGCGAGCTCGCCAAGATCCACCCCAACATCAATGTCAAGCTCCCCATGTGCGTGGAGACCCTCAAGGCCACCAAGATCCTCTCGTCCGAGGGAATCAAGGTCAATGTCACTCTGATCTTCTCGCCTCTGCAGGCACTCCTGGCAGCCAAGGCAGGAGCAGCGTTCGTTTCCCCGTTCGTCGGACGTCTCGACGACATCGGACAGTTCGGAGGAGACCTCGTCGCTCAGATCATGACGATCCTGGAGAACTACGGCTATCCCACAGAGGTCATCGCAGCATCCATCCGCGGACCCACCCACGTCCTGGAGGCCGCTCTCAACGGATGCGACATCGCCACCATCCCCTACGACACACTGAAGAAGATGGTCGGCCACCCCAAGACCGATGAGGGAATCGAGAAGTTCATCGCCGACTACGAGAAGTCCAAGAAGAACTGA
- a CDS encoding transketolase family protein, producing the protein MTGEKLAQRNYYGKALAELAKEDPNIVVMDADLAGSTKTSDFQKACPERFVEVGIAESNMIGIAAGLAASGKTVFASTFGVFATGRCWEQIRLAVAYPKLNVKIVATHCGISVGEDGASHQALEDVAIMRALPNMVVVAPADAYEAYAATKELARYNGPVYMRMGRADFPTILSEDVEFHIGKATVLREGKDVTIVGCGQMVSSCIEAAEQLKAEGIEAEIINMSTIKPLDTETLAKSVAKTGCCVTAEEHSIIGGLGSAVAEALCDGNWVPLERVGTKDTFGESGKPDKLMVKYGLTTADIVTAAKKAIGRK; encoded by the coding sequence ATGACCGGAGAGAAGCTCGCACAGCGCAACTACTACGGCAAGGCCCTGGCCGAATTGGCCAAAGAGGATCCCAACATAGTCGTGATGGATGCCGACCTCGCAGGATCCACTAAGACTTCGGATTTCCAGAAGGCGTGCCCGGAGAGGTTCGTCGAGGTAGGAATCGCCGAGTCCAACATGATCGGCATCGCCGCAGGACTGGCAGCATCCGGCAAGACAGTGTTCGCATCCACATTCGGAGTGTTCGCGACCGGAAGGTGCTGGGAGCAGATCAGGCTCGCGGTAGCTTATCCGAAGCTCAACGTCAAGATCGTCGCCACACACTGCGGTATCAGCGTGGGCGAGGACGGAGCATCCCACCAGGCATTGGAGGATGTGGCGATCATGAGGGCACTGCCCAACATGGTGGTCGTCGCTCCCGCAGACGCTTACGAGGCATACGCCGCCACGAAGGAGCTGGCAAGGTACAACGGACCCGTCTACATGAGGATGGGCCGTGCCGACTTCCCGACGATCCTCAGCGAGGATGTGGAGTTCCACATCGGAAAGGCGACCGTGCTCCGCGAGGGCAAGGACGTCACGATCGTCGGATGCGGACAGATGGTATCGTCATGCATCGAGGCCGCAGAGCAGCTGAAGGCCGAGGGCATCGAGGCCGAGATCATAAACATGTCAACAATCAAACCCCTCGACACGGAGACACTGGCCAAGTCCGTCGCAAAGACCGGATGCTGTGTCACCGCCGAGGAGCACAGCATCATCGGAGGACTGGGATCGGCCGTTGCTGAGGCCCTCTGCGATGGAAACTGGGTGCCTCTCGAGAGAGTGGGTACCAAGGACACCTTCGGGGAGTCCGGAAAACCTGACAAGCTAATGGTGAAATACGGTCTGACCACCGCGGACATCGTCACCGCGGCCAAGAAGGCCATCGGAAGGAAGTGA
- a CDS encoding transketolase — protein sequence MTDYTVAELENIANKLRLHVVEMTYAARSGHPGGSLSAADMIAALYFKFMRHDPKNPDWDGRDRFVLSKGHVAPVLYAALAESGYFPVDDLLSLRQVGSKLQGHPVRGKVPGVEMSTGSLGQGLSMACGIALAGKMDGKDYKTICMLGDGELQEGQNWEAAMFAHQAGLTNLIAIVDRNRLQITGDTEGAVGLEPLPEKWKSFGWNAIIIDGHNMRQILEALDKAANAKARPTVIIMKTVKGKGVSFMENNAGFHGKACNDEEQARAVAELKAVIQ from the coding sequence ATGACGGACTACACAGTCGCGGAACTCGAGAACATAGCGAACAAGCTCAGGCTCCATGTGGTCGAGATGACCTACGCGGCCCGTTCTGGGCACCCGGGCGGTTCGCTCTCGGCAGCGGACATGATCGCTGCCCTCTACTTCAAGTTCATGAGGCACGACCCCAAGAATCCCGATTGGGACGGAAGGGACAGGTTCGTGCTCTCCAAAGGCCACGTCGCACCCGTATTGTACGCGGCACTGGCCGAGTCCGGGTACTTCCCGGTCGATGACCTCCTCAGCCTGAGGCAGGTCGGTTCCAAGCTCCAAGGCCACCCCGTTCGCGGCAAGGTCCCCGGAGTGGAGATGTCCACAGGCTCACTGGGCCAGGGACTGAGCATGGCCTGCGGTATCGCACTGGCAGGCAAGATGGACGGCAAGGACTACAAGACCATATGCATGCTCGGCGACGGAGAGCTCCAGGAGGGACAGAACTGGGAGGCGGCGATGTTCGCCCACCAGGCGGGTCTCACGAACCTCATAGCTATCGTGGACCGCAACAGGCTGCAAATCACAGGCGACACCGAGGGAGCGGTCGGACTCGAACCCCTTCCCGAGAAGTGGAAGTCCTTCGGATGGAACGCAATAATCATCGATGGACACAACATGCGCCAGATCCTCGAGGCCCTGGACAAGGCTGCTAACGCCAAAGCCAGGCCTACAGTGATCATCATGAAGACCGTCAAGGGCAAGGGCGTCTCGTTCATGGAGAACAACGCCGGATTCCACGGCAAGGCCTGCAACGACGAGGAGCAGGCAAGGGCCGTCGCAGAGCTCAAGGCGGTGATCCAATGA
- a CDS encoding DNA polymerase sliding clamp: MFAADLKSDTLKGLVNIISTLIDEVKFTITPEGMTLKAVDAAHVAMIEMDISDKAFESFSAESTELGLDLEKVKGVLKLAGAGEVIRMEQDDSTGKLVFKVGNITRRMSLIDTTGMNDPKVPQLNLATNILVPIEELQKGIRAVESISDHITLKAGPDYFELSSEGDTDSVYLRLDASAAKIEASSEVCSMFPPDYLSNIIKAIPSGTQVNIELDNDYPVKLVFALADGAAKVSYLLAPRIESE; the protein is encoded by the coding sequence ATGTTCGCGGCAGATCTGAAATCCGACACCCTGAAGGGATTGGTCAACATCATTTCGACACTCATAGACGAGGTCAAGTTCACAATCACCCCTGAGGGCATGACCCTGAAGGCGGTGGACGCTGCACACGTAGCCATGATCGAGATGGACATATCGGACAAGGCGTTCGAGTCCTTCTCCGCGGAGAGCACCGAGCTCGGACTCGACCTCGAGAAGGTCAAGGGAGTCCTCAAGCTCGCAGGAGCCGGAGAAGTCATCAGGATGGAGCAGGACGACTCCACAGGCAAGCTCGTCTTCAAAGTAGGGAACATCACAAGGCGCATGAGCCTCATCGACACCACCGGCATGAACGACCCCAAGGTCCCCCAGCTCAACCTGGCAACCAACATCCTGGTCCCCATCGAGGAGCTCCAGAAGGGAATCCGCGCAGTGGAGTCGATCTCGGATCACATCACACTCAAGGCAGGACCCGATTACTTCGAGCTCTCGAGCGAGGGAGACACGGACTCCGTGTACCTCAGGCTCGACGCCTCAGCTGCCAAGATCGAGGCATCCTCAGAAGTATGCAGCATGTTCCCTCCAGACTACCTTTCCAACATCATCAAGGCAATCCCCTCGGGAACGCAGGTCAACATCGAGTTAGACAACGACTATCCCGTGAAACTCGTCTTCGCATTGGCGGACGGTGCGGCTAAGGTCAGCTACCTCCTCGCACCCAGGATCGAGAGCGAGTGA
- a CDS encoding transcription factor S: MSTRSPTVSRRERRSQRRSRRTSVLRRLRKRRRNPPRSKPFKCGAHAPLPYIRTRATYLKIETVDALAEADYVFCSCGSMMFPKDGKYVCNSCGATKDIGGKAEVIKTDLKEKETTVITENVATLPKTRIPCPECGHTEAFFVIRQTRSADEPETRIYRCTKCNHSWREY, encoded by the coding sequence ATGTCAACAAGGTCACCGACGGTCTCGAGGAGGGAGCGCAGATCGCAGAGGCGGTCAAGGCGAACCTCCGTGCTCAGAAGACTTCGAAAAAGAAGAAGAAACCCGCCAAGAAGTAAACCTTTCAAATGCGGGGCCCATGCCCCGCTCCCTTATATTCGCACGCGCGCCACATACCTTAAAATAGAGACAGTCGATGCACTTGCAGAGGCTGATTACGTGTTTTGCTCGTGTGGCTCGATGATGTTCCCCAAAGATGGAAAGTATGTTTGCAATTCGTGTGGCGCTACCAAGGATATCGGTGGCAAGGCAGAGGTCATCAAGACCGATTTGAAGGAGAAGGAGACCACTGTGATTACGGAGAATGTGGCCACCCTGCCCAAGACCCGTATCCCATGTCCCGAGTGCGGACACACAGAGGCGTTCTTCGTCATCAGGCAGACCCGTTCGGCCGATGAACCTGAGACCAGGATCTACCGCTGCACCAAGTGCAACCACTCTTGGAGAGAGTATTGA
- a CDS encoding MBL fold metallo-hydrolase — protein sequence MKCKFLGGADMVGRMGMTMEGGGMTTLIEYGLSPTKPPEYPLPAPRIDYAFLTHSHLDHCGMIPQICGKNECDLFTTPLSAEISELMMYDTLKIAKAEDYPQPYTSGDIERTMKAVVPMTYQDQISINHVDVTMLDAGHIPGAAMFMFEKDSSVIYSGDIHTETQRLVGGARPHDCSTLFIEGTYGGRNHPDRKTTEEQFLAKIDEVIDRGGKVLIPCFAVGRTQEIMLLLRNLGYEMWVDGMGRSVTRLFLDYPEYIKDVKHLKAAKRKFNEVRNSGSRASAIKGEVIVTTGGMLDGGPVLGYLNAIKDDPKSAILLVGYQAEDTNGRMLLEEGCVKIDGEIVKISCELQKYDFSAHADHNQIVNFIRECDPDNVIIMHSESREAFLPDLEGDYKVFLPKTGEEFEIDL from the coding sequence ATGAAATGTAAATTCCTGGGCGGTGCCGACATGGTCGGACGCATGGGGATGACTATGGAGGGGGGCGGCATGACCACTCTGATCGAGTACGGTCTCAGCCCTACAAAGCCTCCGGAGTATCCTCTCCCTGCGCCACGCATCGACTATGCGTTCCTTACGCACTCGCACCTGGATCACTGCGGAATGATCCCACAGATCTGCGGCAAGAACGAATGCGATCTGTTCACCACGCCTCTCTCCGCGGAGATCTCGGAGCTGATGATGTACGACACCCTCAAGATCGCCAAGGCCGAGGATTATCCCCAGCCCTACACATCCGGCGATATCGAGAGAACCATGAAGGCAGTCGTGCCGATGACATACCAGGATCAGATTAGCATAAACCACGTCGACGTGACCATGCTGGATGCCGGACACATTCCCGGAGCGGCCATGTTCATGTTCGAGAAGGATTCGAGCGTCATTTACTCAGGCGACATTCACACCGAGACTCAGAGGCTCGTCGGAGGAGCAAGGCCCCACGACTGCAGCACCCTGTTCATCGAGGGAACCTACGGCGGACGCAACCACCCCGACAGGAAGACCACGGAGGAGCAGTTCCTCGCCAAGATCGATGAGGTTATCGACCGCGGCGGAAAGGTTCTCATCCCCTGTTTCGCAGTCGGAAGAACGCAGGAGATCATGCTCCTGCTGAGGAACCTCGGTTACGAGATGTGGGTGGACGGAATGGGAAGATCGGTCACCCGTCTCTTCCTCGACTACCCCGAGTACATCAAGGACGTCAAGCACCTGAAAGCGGCCAAGAGGAAGTTCAACGAGGTCAGGAACTCCGGTTCGAGGGCATCGGCCATAAAGGGCGAGGTCATCGTCACCACCGGCGGAATGCTCGATGGAGGACCGGTCCTCGGATACCTCAACGCCATCAAGGACGACCCCAAGAGCGCCATCCTCCTGGTAGGTTATCAGGCGGAGGACACCAACGGAAGGATGCTCCTCGAGGAGGGATGCGTGAAGATCGACGGCGAGATCGTCAAGATCTCATGCGAACTGCAGAAGTACGATTTCTCGGCTCACGCCGACCACAATCAGATCGTCAACTTCATCAGGGAGTGCGACCCCGACAACGTCATCATCATGCACTCCGAGTCCCGTGAGGCATTCCTGCCCGATCTCGAAGGGGACTACAAGGTCTTCCTTCCCAAGACCGGCGAAGAATTCGAGATCGATCTCTGA
- the purH gene encoding bifunctional phosphoribosylaminoimidazolecarboxamide formyltransferase/IMP cyclohydrolase, whose translation MHFLERGGVLLAKIKRAVISVSDKSGIVDFAKELAATGVDIISTGGTYKLLKENGIKVTEVSDVTGFPEMLDGRVKTLHPKVHAGILARRDIPDHMSAIKNKGIEPIDMVVINLYPFKQTVLKEGVQFEDIVENIDIGGPSMIRAAAKNYESVAVVTDPKQYPEILEQLKTKGELSLELHQKLMADAFVATANYDAMIASQMKERFIGKFPDSFPIPLEKVQDLRYGENPNQSAAFYKDPFTPGPTVAKAECLWGKELSYNNILDLDKALDICMDFERPTAVVMKHTNPCGLASADTIFEAFETAYNVDPLSAFGCVICLNRPCTKECAEMISKYFVEAVLCPDFEEGAVEIMEAKKNIRLLRTNCPIGPSERVREYKMKKVQGGMLVQTDEDVVVDPKNLKVITKRAPTEEEIHSLLFAWKLAKHVTSNAVVYVRGERAVGIGAGQMSRVDSAKIATMKANEPTEGCVMASDAFFPFRDGVDEAAKAGVTAIIQPGGSIRDQEVIDAANEHNIAMVFTGCRVFRH comes from the coding sequence ATGCATTTCCTCGAACGAGGGGGTGTGCTTCTGGCCAAGATAAAAAGAGCAGTCATCAGCGTTTCCGACAAGAGCGGCATAGTCGATTTTGCAAAGGAACTCGCCGCCACAGGTGTGGACATCATTTCCACAGGCGGAACATACAAGCTTCTGAAAGAGAACGGTATCAAGGTTACCGAGGTATCGGACGTCACGGGATTCCCCGAGATGTTGGACGGGCGTGTCAAGACACTCCATCCCAAGGTACATGCGGGAATCCTCGCACGCAGGGACATTCCTGACCACATGTCAGCCATCAAGAACAAGGGAATCGAGCCCATCGACATGGTCGTCATCAACCTGTATCCGTTCAAGCAGACGGTCCTCAAAGAGGGCGTACAGTTCGAGGACATCGTCGAGAACATCGACATCGGTGGCCCCAGCATGATCCGTGCGGCTGCCAAGAATTACGAGTCCGTGGCCGTCGTCACCGACCCCAAGCAGTATCCTGAGATCCTCGAGCAGCTGAAGACAAAGGGAGAGCTCAGTCTCGAGCTCCACCAGAAGCTCATGGCAGACGCATTCGTCGCCACAGCCAATTACGACGCCATGATCGCCTCCCAGATGAAGGAGAGGTTCATCGGCAAGTTCCCCGACTCGTTCCCCATACCCCTGGAGAAGGTCCAGGACCTCAGGTACGGAGAGAACCCCAACCAGTCCGCGGCATTCTACAAGGACCCGTTCACACCCGGACCCACAGTCGCCAAGGCGGAATGTCTCTGGGGAAAGGAGCTGTCCTACAACAACATCCTCGATCTTGACAAGGCATTGGACATCTGTATGGACTTCGAGAGGCCGACAGCAGTCGTTATGAAGCACACCAACCCCTGTGGTCTCGCATCCGCAGACACCATATTCGAGGCATTCGAGACAGCATACAACGTCGACCCCTTGTCCGCGTTCGGATGCGTCATCTGTCTCAACAGGCCCTGTACGAAGGAGTGCGCGGAGATGATCTCCAAGTACTTCGTCGAGGCCGTGCTCTGTCCCGACTTCGAAGAGGGCGCAGTGGAGATCATGGAGGCCAAGAAGAACATCCGTCTGCTCAGGACCAACTGCCCAATCGGACCTTCCGAGAGGGTCAGGGAGTACAAGATGAAGAAGGTCCAGGGTGGAATGCTCGTTCAGACCGACGAGGATGTCGTAGTTGACCCCAAGAACCTGAAGGTCATCACCAAGCGCGCACCCACAGAGGAGGAGATCCACTCGCTGCTGTTCGCATGGAAGCTCGCGAAGCATGTGACCTCCAACGCCGTCGTTTACGTCAGGGGCGAGCGTGCAGTCGGAATCGGAGCCGGTCAGATGAGCCGTGTGGATTCCGCAAAGATCGCCACCATGAAGGCGAACGAGCCCACCGAGGGCTGCGTCATGGCCTCGGATGCATTCTTCCCGTTCAGGGACGGAGTCGACGAGGCAGCCAAGGCCGGTGTGACAGCCATCATCCAGCCCGGAGGAAGCATCAGGGACCAGGAGGTCATCGATGCCGCCAACGAGCACAACATCGCGATGGTCTTCACCGGATGCCGTGTCTTCAGGCACTGA